The Pseudomonadota bacterium genome includes a region encoding these proteins:
- a CDS encoding serine hydrolase domain-containing protein produces MTHRQPTRRLACLIITFLALASSYAEERSPASTAEPYAPLVEHLSALVREQNLSGVVLITTDGQPVYEQAFNLDPLRAHYEIRTDTAFTIASITKSFTATLVLDQVSLGRLALDKPISAYLPTFDASYADAVSVRQLLQNRSGIPHYTDIPGWFDPAVKGKFTPESFLAQIASLALKFPPGEDYYYSNANYYLLGLILEAATGERYEALLEERILEPLGLEHTGQIYLAEANTVAPTYLRDGDAYERIQLHNTVLFRATASQYATAADLATFGNALVTGSLLNDEMLDVLLDEDHPMGFTVSATPVADVEVKVITYNGELAGTTTMLTMFPQGTVVILSNNNTPYATLVRLTLDIAELALSGTEP; encoded by the coding sequence ATGACCCATCGCCAACCCACGAGACGCCTCGCCTGCCTGATCATCACCTTCCTCGCGCTCGCGAGCAGCTATGCTGAGGAGCGCAGCCCTGCGTCGACCGCCGAACCGTACGCCCCCTTGGTGGAACACCTCTCAGCGTTGGTCCGCGAACAGAACCTCTCGGGAGTGGTGCTGATCACCACCGATGGGCAACCGGTGTACGAGCAGGCGTTCAACCTCGATCCGCTGCGAGCGCACTACGAGATCCGCACCGACACCGCCTTCACGATCGCGTCGATCACCAAGAGCTTCACTGCAACGCTGGTGCTGGACCAGGTGAGCTTGGGCCGGCTGGCGTTGGACAAGCCGATCAGCGCGTACCTGCCGACCTTCGACGCCTCCTACGCTGACGCCGTCTCGGTCAGACAGCTGCTGCAGAACCGCTCCGGGATCCCCCACTACACCGACATCCCCGGTTGGTTCGATCCCGCAGTGAAAGGCAAATTCACGCCGGAGTCGTTTCTGGCGCAGATCGCCTCACTCGCGCTGAAGTTCCCCCCGGGCGAGGACTACTACTACTCGAACGCGAACTACTACTTGCTCGGACTCATCCTGGAAGCCGCCACAGGGGAGCGCTACGAAGCACTGCTGGAGGAGAGGATTCTGGAGCCCTTGGGCCTCGAGCACACCGGGCAGATCTACCTGGCAGAAGCGAACACCGTAGCGCCCACCTACCTGCGCGACGGCGACGCGTACGAGCGAATTCAGCTACACAACACGGTGCTCTTCAGGGCGACTGCCTCCCAGTACGCCACCGCCGCGGACCTGGCCACCTTCGGCAACGCACTCGTCACCGGATCCCTACTGAACGATGAGATGCTCGACGTGCTGCTCGATGAGGACCATCCGATGGGGTTCACGGTCAGCGCCACGCCCGTGGCGGATGTGGAGGTCAAGGTCATCACCTACAACGGCGAGCTCGCTGGCACCACCACCATGCTGACCATGTTCCCGCAGGGCACGGTGGTGATCCTGTCGAACAACAACACGCCTTACGCGACGCTCGTACGGCTCACCCTGGACATTGCAGAACTCGCCCTGAGCGGTACGGAGCCGTGA